The following are encoded in a window of Candidatus Binatia bacterium genomic DNA:
- a CDS encoding Sir2 family NAD-dependent protein deacetylase, translating into MTGSGISAESGLPTFRGVGGLWRTHRVEELASPEGFARDPQLVWTWYNERKSAHARAEPNAGHFALARLEDAIGDFTLATQNVDSLHLRAGSRNVLELHGNLREARCTRCSERRPLGETGLPLSEIEHECGGRWRPQIVWFGEPLPGAVWREAETAAARADVILVVGTSAVVYPAAALA; encoded by the coding sequence TTGACGGGCTCTGGCATCTCGGCGGAGAGCGGCCTGCCGACGTTTCGCGGCGTCGGCGGCCTCTGGCGAACGCATCGCGTCGAAGAGCTCGCCTCGCCCGAAGGCTTCGCGCGCGATCCGCAGCTGGTCTGGACGTGGTATAACGAGCGCAAATCGGCTCACGCGCGCGCCGAGCCGAACGCCGGACACTTCGCGCTCGCGCGGCTCGAAGACGCGATCGGCGACTTCACGCTCGCCACGCAGAACGTCGACTCGCTCCATCTGCGCGCCGGCTCGCGCAACGTGCTCGAACTGCACGGCAACCTCCGCGAGGCGCGCTGCACGCGCTGCTCGGAGCGCCGCCCGCTCGGCGAGACCGGGCTCCCGCTCTCGGAGATCGAGCACGAGTGCGGCGGGCGCTGGCGCCCGCAGATCGTCTGGTTCGGCGAGCCGCTGCCCGGCGCGGTCTGGCGCGAAGCCGAGACGGCTGCCGCACGGGCCGACGTCATTCTCGTCGTCGGCACGAGCGCGGTCGTCTATCCGGCGGCGGCGCTCGCGA